From the genome of Calditrichota bacterium:
CGGGATGTTCAATAAGGCCAGGAGATCATGCAGGATCGGGAGTTGACTCCGGATGCCTTCATCAAGCGGGCCGCGCGTCGCTTTGTACTCTTCAAAGCGAATATGTCTAAAGGTCGGGGCACCGGTATCGAATGCGAGCGCCAGACGGTCGGGGCGCTCGCGTCGCAGCACCATCAGGAGCGTGGTGAGAAACCCGAAGACCATGCCGACCTCCTGACCGCGCGTCGATAGCCCGGAGCGATTGCTGAAGGCGTGAAAACTACGGTGAACGAGGGCCGAGCCGTCGAACAGGAAAAGTTTCATCGTATGCAGTATGTAAAATGCAGAATATAATATGGAGGTGCCAATCTCACTCCCACCTTGGGAGCGGATTGCAGCCCCCTTGGGGCGAGGCATACCCTCCCCCTGTGATTAGCGTCGCGACTCCCCTATTGCGGAATATGCCCGAAGGAGATCACCCGGCGACGGACGCGCCACTTCAGCCCCATCGCCCGCAGAATTGCCTTGTCGCCGAACCGGTTCTTGACGGTGTCGAGGGCTTTGTAGAGTTCTTCACGGCGGACCGGATCGCGGACAAAGAAGAGGTTCATCTGCCGCCCGACTTCGCTCCAGGGCTTCAAACCGCCAAGGGATATGCCCACCAGACGGACAGCGCGACCGACCTGCCAAATCTGGTCGAGCAGCCGCCAGCCTTCCTCGATCATATCCTGCTCATCGTTGGTATAGTAGATCAGCGCGGATTGATGGGAGAGCGTTTCAAAATCGTTGTATCGCAGGCGTAAAGTCAACACCTTGCCACCCAATTTCGCTCGCCTGAGGCGGCGTCCGACCATTTCGGCCAATGCCACGATCCAAGCCCGGAGGTCGTCGCGGTTTGTCAGCGGCGCCTCGAAAGTCCGCTCGTGTCCCATCGAGCGCTCGACTTCGCCGCGCTGGTCGTCGAGTTCCATCCGCCCGACATACTCCCCCTTCGCCATTCCGACGAGCCACTCTCCGACCACGCCGAAGTGCGACTTCATTATGTCTAGCGGCGCATGGCTGAGGCGTCCGAGGGTGGTGATGCCGAGCCGGGTAAGCGCGGCTTCGGTGGCCGGTCCGATGCCGGCCATTTCCTTCACCGGAAGCGGACTGAGGAAGGCGGCTTCCGTGCCGGGCGGGACGTAGGAGAGGCCGTCCGGCTTGGCGAGGTCGGCGGCAACCTTGGCGATCAAGCGGTTCGACGCGATGCCGACCGTCGCGGGAAGATTGACGTTTTCGCGAATGGCCATCCGAATCCTCCGTCCGATCTCCTCAGGCGGCCCGAAGAGCCGGTAGAGACCCGATATCTCGACCGAGGCCTCGTCCACCGAAAGCACCTTTACATCAGGCGAGAAGCGATCGAGCAGCGCGAATACCTTGCGCGAAGCGTCGATATACTTCTCAACGTGCATCGGGACGAAGATGCACTTCGGGCATTTCCGGCGCGCTTCGACAACCGTCATCCCGGCCTTTAGGCCATACTTGCGCGCCTCGTAGTTGGCCGCGGTGATGATCCCCTTGTTGCCGCTGCCGCCTCCGACAACTGCGGGATGTCCCTTCAGGGTCGGATCGTCGCGCATCTCGACCGATACGAAAAAGGCGTCCATATCGACGTGCAGGTAGAGAGGCATTGACGCAGCGCGCTTCAAGAGACCGGATACTTCACTACGTTCAGCATGACCGCGCCTTAACGACGCCCGACAACGGTGAGACCCTCGAAACCGCCCATCCGGTTCTGCTGCCACCTAAGTTCGATTCCGGAGGTGTCAGTGGCGGAGGCGTCGAGTCGAGCGAGAATGAACCGCGCCATGACCGAATCGCCGAAGAAAGCCCTGACGATGGTGGCAAAGAGGGAGTCCGCCTCGGGGCTGCCGCCCGGGGACTTCAGTTGACGGATCAGTTCCAGCGTGTTGCCGCGAGCGGCCTCGTCCAGGAACGGCAGAGCCGACTCAAGCGACCCAACCACCCCGCCCGACCCGGTAGTTTC
Proteins encoded in this window:
- the dinB gene encoding DNA polymerase IV gives rise to the protein MKRAASMPLYLHVDMDAFFVSVEMRDDPTLKGHPAVVGGGSGNKGIITAANYEARKYGLKAGMTVVEARRKCPKCIFVPMHVEKYIDASRKVFALLDRFSPDVKVLSVDEASVEISGLYRLFGPPEEIGRRIRMAIRENVNLPATVGIASNRLIAKVAADLAKPDGLSYVPPGTEAAFLSPLPVKEMAGIGPATEAALTRLGITTLGRLSHAPLDIMKSHFGVVGEWLVGMAKGEYVGRMELDDQRGEVERSMGHERTFEAPLTNRDDLRAWIVALAEMVGRRLRRAKLGGKVLTLRLRYNDFETLSHQSALIYYTNDEQDMIEEGWRLLDQIWQVGRAVRLVGISLGGLKPWSEVGRQMNLFFVRDPVRREELYKALDTVKNRFGDKAILRAMGLKWRVRRRVISFGHIPQ